The nucleotide window cttgGTAGTGAGAGACTTTCTGGCCCACTATAACTCTCTCATTTTGTCCCTCTTTCCAATGCGAGATTTACCGATACTCTCGCTTGAATACAGAGCAATGTTGTCACGTCTGCgccttcgtctttctcctttctactGTCCATCTTTGCAATGTGAAAGTTTACTTCTCTATTCACTCCATTTCcccacactgagagagagagagagagagagagagagagagagagagagagagagagagagagagagagagagagagagagagagagactggatttatgtcttctgcttctctctctctctctctctctctctctctctctctctctctctctctctctctctctctctctctctctctctctctctcttggccagGTGtccttaacaaaaacaaagggaaaaatgataataacagtttGGAGTTTgcgtcatctttttttttattgtgtatttttttctcctcctcctcctcctcctccttctcctcctcctcctcctccatctcctccctttttatctttcttatttatttaattttcatacgTCCTTTTCCTATCccacacttattattattttttttatcgttttttcccacccttcctccttccttctctcttttctccctctcttacgttctttcgtcttattttttctctctctcttacacctcACTATTCCACGCGACCAGTGtttaaactgatgaataagcAAAGTTAGTATATACTGTTgacagagaacacacacacacacacacacacacacacacacacacacacacacacacacacacacacacacacacacacacacacacacacacacattccttcctaTCAATAAGTAcacggaagaaagagagagagagagagagagagagagagagagagagagagagagagagagagagagagagagagagagagagagaatattagatgtaaatacaataataatatagtagtagtagtagtagtagtagtagtagtagtagtagtagtagtagtagtagtagtagtagtagtagtagtagtagtagtagtagtagtagtagaagaagaagaagaagaagaagaagaagaagaagaagaagaagaagaagaagaagaagaagaagaagaagaagaagaagaagaagaagaagtagcagcagcagtagtagtagtagtaatagtagtagtagtagtagtagtagtagtagtagtagtagtagtagtagtagtagtagtaacaacagtagtagcagcagtaatagtagtagtaacaataacaacacatcaCACTATAACTTGCCTTTtcattcccaccaccaccaccaccaccgccaccaccaccaccaccaccaccaccaccaccaccgtaggGTTACCAAGAGAGAGTGTACCCGAGGAGCAAGTGGGTATGCAAATCGGTGAGCGACAACCCGCGTGTAGGGGAGGACCTCAGCCTGCTCTTCTGGCCCCTCTTCAACTACATCAACGGCCAGAACGACAGGAGTGAGTATACCAGGGAACATACaccaaggaacacaaaggaaaaaggaaaaataaatcaataaataataaaaatagaataaaaagctTAGATCTGGTGGattttttcaaggttgttttgcGATAAGTTGTGATTAGTTGTACGTGCTGTCTGGCTTTAAAGGTAAGATGCTGGGTAGCGATGGTAAATGTTATAGGCTTGctttgatatctctctctctctctctctctctctctctctctctctctctctctctctctctctctctctctctctctctctggcgttaTTATGCATCGTAagttcctttctcctcctcctccctccttttctaaAAGTAAGGAATGCTGGGTAGGGATGGTAAATGTTATAAACTtgctttgatctctctctctctctctctctctctctctctctctctctctctctctctctctctctctctggcgttgTTATGCATCCCaagttccttcctcctcctcgtccctgcttctccttctcttcattctcattcctaAGCATACTGCAGCACTCCATATCAGGAAGAAGATATGCAGTCAGTTATTTTAGTCATTCCTCTTAACATCACCTTCCCTCATCATCAAGACACATCAATGAAATTAATTGACGTTCACTCCTACGCATATCAATCTCGTTCATCCGAGTCTAAAGTAAAAAGTTAAGATAGACAGTCAATTCTTTACTCATTCCTCTTCATACGACCATTCCTCACTCACGTCAACACTCAGCCCTCCCTTTCTCACTCACCATCTCCTTACACACAGACAACACCCCAGTGAATCAAAGTTAAGATACTCAATTCTACTTCTAACACCACCTTTCCTGACACCCGAACACTCACAGAATCAATCAACAGTCATCCCTTACTTTCTCGCACACcatctcctcacacacacagacaagaccCCAGTGAATCAAAGTTAAGACACTCAATTCTACTTCTAACACCACCTTTCCTAACACCCAAACACTCACAGAATCAATCAACAGTCATCCCTCACTTTCTCACGCACCATCTTTTCACACACAGACGAGAAAATCCCAATGACGGTGCCAGTGTCGACAAAGTTTACCATCCGTAGCGCCACAGACAAGACCTACGAGATGTGCTTCTTCCTGggcgagcagcagcagcagaacccCCCGGAACCTGTCCCTTCAAGTGGAGTGTTCCTGCAAGACCGCTCCGAGCTGCGTGTGCTGACCAGGTGAAGGAGAGGCGGATAGGGTAGGACGAGGCTGGTTCAGAGGGTGTAAGGCGGAGAAGCAGcgacagaaaggaagaatatgggAAGAACAGGGACAGCATAAGAGTAATCAAAGAGAACGTATGAAGATTAAGGGTGAGGCAGATGAGTAGGGTAGAAAGTGGTAAGAGGGATGGTTTTTCTGTGCTGTAAGGGCAGggaatggagtgtgtgtgtgtgacggtttTAAGAGGGAAGTGTTAAGactgataggtagataaatggatagatagatagataggtaggtacatTAATTCGACGCAATATCGGGATAATATGgcaatgagaggaaggaaaggaaattaagacacaagaaagacgagagaaagaatacgatattttttttttgagatgaagaaactaacaaaaaaaaagagaaagaaaagaaacgagaaagatGTAAGAAATGAAAACGACTACCAAAGGAAATTAGGctaagggggaagaagaggggaaaaaaaaataaaagaataaaaggaatatgaaaagtGACAGCATAAAAATATCAAAGAGAACGTATGAAGATTAAGGGAGAACTCATTTAAAACACAGTATAAAGATTAAGGGACAACTcatttaaaacacaaaataaaaactaaggGAGAACTCATTCAAAACACAGTATAAAGATTAAGGGAGAAATTTAAAACACAGCAccatgaaagaggaggaaagagaatcaatgtaagaaataagagaacataaagaacataaaagaaaacgtataaaGATTAAGGGAGGATTAATTCATTTGAGGTGCCGCGATAACTCATCATGGCGGCCACAATACAGaacgaagaaatataaagagtaATGGAGTAATAGTAACTTACCatgtctctttctgtgtgtgtgtatgcaggaCTGTGGGAGGCTACATGACCGCCGAGGAGGACTGGATGCGGGAGGCGGGAGAGCTGGCGGCGGTGCTAGAAGAAAACGGGATTACAGTTAACCTCTCCAAGATGtactggtaagagagagagagagagaatggtggtggtggtaataataataataataataataataataataataataataataataataataataatataatataatataataataataataataataataataataataataataataataataatgtttttcaG belongs to Scylla paramamosain isolate STU-SP2022 chromosome 29, ASM3559412v1, whole genome shotgun sequence and includes:
- the LOC135115723 gene encoding heme-binding protein 1-like, whose translation is MRCLAAAPALLLLLLALTVCPAQAGFFDDMINQVRSLFQSYEEAPYVVAGTGNGYQERVYPRSKWVCKSVSDNPRVGEDLSLLFWPLFNYINGQNDRNEKIPMTVPVSTKFTIRSATDKTYEMCFFLGEQQQQNPPEPVPSSGVFLQDRSELRVLTRTVGGYMTAEEDWMREAGELAAVLEENGITVNLSKMYWVGYDSPMKFWGRRNEIWFPVEN